TGACAAAACCGCAAGTGAATAGATTTATAAGAAGCCTATATCCAGAATCGGGCACGATTTTTGCAGAGTTCCTCTGTGGTCAGCTAGTTGATCGGAGTGGAAGCCGGCGACTGGGAGGATCAGCGAGAGCCGTAACGAAGAACGGCTTTTGCGAGTGAAGCGCAGCGAGAAGGAGCATATCTTTGCTTTGACAGGTGAAACACCTAGCGAGCGAAGCGAGGAGTGTGGTTCACCGCACGCCCATAAGACACGCGTCCGGCTGGAGCGCAGATCAACGATTTTCAACTACTTTGCCTTTATCGGGTGCAATTCTTCAAAAAGGATTTGCATCTTTTCAGTAATAGGATCATGTGTGGAATAACTAAAATAACGGTTTTCTGTATTTAGACTTAGCTTTATCGTACTGTGTCATATTCAAATATTTGTTAGGAGGGCGAGTATGAGGTGTTTTAAACATGTCTTTATAGGGATTGCATTTGTAACGGTTTTCTTAACCGCTTGCGGTATGGGAGAGGATCAAGAGATTGATCAAAAAGAGAATGTGATGAAGCCAGAAGAGTTTTCCAGTACATTTCTAAATGGAGACTTTGAGATGGTTTACAGTCAGATGAGCAAAGCATTTCAAAAGGAAGTTTCGTTGAAGCAGCTACAAGAGTTAGGTAATGATTTTAATCAGGACGTTACCGCATATATTTTACAATCGGAACTTCCTTATCATAATGGCTCCAAGCAATACACGTGGACAGATGATAGTGGATCGAAAGGTATGGTGGCAGTCTTTGATGAGAATGATATCATTCAAGGATTACAAATTATGCCACTCACTATGTACCCGGAAACTGACAATGTGTATACAGAAACAGTCATGCATTTGCCTTTTCAGGATACGTGGTATGTATTTTGGGGAGGTACAAACAGTCTAGTTAATTACCATTATGAATATGAAAACCAACGCTATGCCTACGACTTCGTCATAATGGAAGAGGGAACCACCTACGAAGGAGATCCTTCCATGAACGAAAGTTATTATGCATTTGGCAAGGAATATCTGGCCCCAGCTGATGGAATAGTCGTTAAAGTAGAGAATAATGTAAAGGATAATCAACCAGTTGGTCAAATGAATGAGGAACAACCCTTGGGGAATTATGTCATCCTTGATCACGGTAATAAGGAATTTAGCTATCTTGCTCACTTTAAACACCAGTCGATCATAGTAAATGAAGGAGATAAGGTCCATCAGGGTGACATACTTGGCCAAGTTGGCAATTCCGGGAATTCCAGTGAACCACATATCCATTTTCACGTATCTGATTCTCCCGATCCTGCGTCTTCTAAAAGTATCAATATTAAATTTGATCGCGAGAATCCATTTATCCAAGGTGATTTTGTGGAATAAGTTTAGAAGTCAATAGAGTTTGACATTTCTCCATATTCTGGGCAGCTGTGTCTATTTTGCAATCGGGCCATTTCGTTGAATGAAACCTATAGGGCATTCATCCGTATATAAATAAGGGAAACAAAGCAAAGTAATATAGTTATTGGATGTAATCGTAGAATAAGTAATTTTTATATGAACGGACAAAGACTGATAAAGGAGTGGTGAAATGAAGAAGGTATTTGAAGCTATATATGACGGTCACCGAATACAAGTTGAGAATAGATGGTTTACAGGCGAGAAGTTGTATGTAGATGGAAAATTGCAAGATGAAAATTTAGGTTTAGCATTTAGAGGAACTTTAAATGGGAGTATTAGGAATGAAGGAAATGAATCAAAGAGCATAAAAGTGACTCTAGGAGGATTTTTTAGTATCCGTTGTAAAGTCTTTGTAGATAATATAGTAGTTTCTTCGTATCAAATTAAAACAAGTGATTAAATACTTCCAAAATAATTGGGTATGAGTCAGGTTGAAACAATACAACGACTCCCAGCAATAGGGTGCAATAAACGAATAAAACCCGTGCTGCAATCGGGCCAGATTAAAGAAAGATGAAACTTATTTAACTCTTCACAGTCTAATGGCAAAGAGGAGGAATAAAATGAAAAAGAAAAATTTAATTATATTAATCGGGATCATAATGATTTTAGCTGCTTGTTCGGAAGAAAAGGACATTAAAGACAAAGGAAATCAAAGTAAAATGAATAATATTGATTCAATTTATAAAGATGGAGATATTTCCATTTCTATATCAGTTAGCCAAGAGAGATACGATCAGGGAGAGACGCCGGTTGTTATTATAAGAAATGATGGGGAAACACCGGTGGATTACACAGGGCTAGGAACTAGCTTAGAATACTTACAAGATAACGTTTGGGTTGCGGCAGATGATGCGGTAACAGAGGATAAGTTAAATGTATTAGAACCGGGCAAAAAAATGGATCAGAAATTTCCGCAATCCTTTATACAGCAGAAAGGTGTTTATAGGATTGTCTTTAAATTCCATGCTAACAGGAATAAGGAGAGTAAAAAAATAGCTGTTTCGTTTTATGTGGATTAATTAATGACCAGGAAAAGATCATTAAAATAAGAAATATATCGAGTTGATATACCCCGAATTGAATGGGAGTACGATTAAGACAAGTTAACTGAACGGATTGAAGAGGTAAATAAAATCACTCTTCAAGAATCGGGCGCAATTCTAGCATAAGGATTTGCGTCCATTCATCAAACGGGCTAGATTAATCTACATGGGGGGCGTTATTATTGAGAAGAGGAAGTATAGGCATGGCTTTATTTACAGGTGCATTTGTATTGATAGTAATGCTTTTTATTGAGTATTTAATCCCCGATATCAATACTATAATAAAGATTATCGTTGTCGGTTTATCAGCTATGATTGGTGGCATGATCGGCAATAAGTTTGTTCCAAATAGGCAATGATATTATGCAATCGGGTACGATTCCGTAAGTAGGATTTGCTCATACGTCTAATTAGTAATTAACCAATTAGCACTGTATAATATAAGGTAAGATTATACTGATAAAGGGGTTGTTGATATGAAGGCATTGGATCTTGACTCAAAAGAATTTAGACGAGTGATGCATAATCTTCATCTCGAAAATTTGAAAATCTCTTCTGATATGCAGAAAACAGTCTTAGAACTCATTAACAAAAAGACCTCAATTACCCCTACTTTAATTAAGGATCTATTGCGGCATGGGAAAGTATAATGATAAAGAAATTAATGATTACCTAATAAAACACAATTTATTGGAGATTGATTCTCACAAAGAACTTGAAAGAGCCGAAGCATTGGCATTTTCTCTTCGTGCAATGGCACTAGAACAAAATGATTTCATGTTCGAATCATTTACCTTGAAAGAGTTTCAAGAACTGCATCATTATCTATTTCAAGATATCTATCCGTTTGCAGGAGACTTTAGGGATGTTCAACTCATGAAAGGTGCTACTCGTTTCTGTCAAGTTCAATTCTTGAATAGCTATGCGAGTAACTTGTTTATGGAGTTAAATGATGAGCCTCTTTGGAATTCATTGAATGAAGCAGCGGATCGTTTAGCTTATTTTAAAGCAGAATTAAATATGTTGCATCCTTTTCGTGAAGGAAATGGTAGAACTATCCGGATTTTTCTACATGCTTACGCAATTAGTAGAGGAATTGAGTGGTCATATGAAACGCTAGAGAGTGAAAAGTATCTGCATGCTATGATCCAATCTGTCACTGATTTAACGTCGCTAAGAGAAGTATTCTTGGAAACGATTCAATACGTTGGATAATATAAAGGGCACTAATCTTTTACACAGATTAGTGTCCTTAGTTCATATCGGGGGGCATTCTTGAAAAAGAAATACTCTTATTTTATCAATAGAGCCAGATTATGAAATAGTTTGCCATGTGAAGAAAAAAAGTTGGATAAAAATGATGAAATAGTGGGCTTTGCAATATCCTACATAATAATTATTATGTTTCAAATAACCAATATATATATATACTTGTCAGTAAAGATTCAATTATTGCTTGCTAAGTGGCTAGCGACGATTTGATTCATCGGTTTTATGTTTTTAATAACACCAGTTGCTAAACTAATCCCGAAGTCAAAAAAGTAGGTTGGTGTTTTATTAAAGGACGCGTTCCCTAACGAAGACTAGCGCTAGCATTGCATCAATCGGACGCGATTGTCGCAGAGTTTCTCTGTAGTCAGCTAGTTGATCGGAGTGGAAGCCGGCGACTCCAGGAGGATCAGCGGGACAGGTGAAACACCTAGCGAGCGTAGCGAGGAGTGTGGTTCACCGCCCTCCGGAACGCGTCCGGCTGCAACGTAGATCAACGGGTTGCAACCACTATCCCATTATTGGGCGCGATTGTAATATAACTTCTATGTACTCGCTTAGTTGATCTTCGCTACAGTCAGCAACCCTGGAAAATCAGCAGGACAGGTGACACACCTAAACAAGTAAAATCATAATGTTAACAAAGCAAGTTTGCAGTTCGTATGATTCACCGACCATTTCACTTCGCTAGAATATACGTTTTTGCCCATACAAAAACACCTTCGACGTAAGTACTTTTGACAAGTGTATTACTTCGAAGGTGTTTTATATTGTGATACTGTTTTAGATTATTCTAGAAGAGCGTATAGCCTTCTAGTTTCTGTTTATTATTAGACTTCCACTTTACTGCGTACGAGATAATCGAACGCGCTGAGGGAAGCGGTGGCGCCGGAGCCCATGGAGATGATGATCTGCTTGTATGGCTCGTCCGCGCAGTCGCCCGCCGCAAATACGCCGGGTACGTTCGTTGCGCCTTTTTTATCGATCACAATCTCGCCGAAGCGGTTGCGTTCGATGGAATCCCCAAGCCAGTCTGTGTTCGGCACAAGTCCGATCTGGATGAATATGCCGTCCAGTTCGATATGATGCTCCTCGCCGGAATCACGGTCTGTATACGTGACGCCGTTGACTTTATCGGTACCGGTGATTTCCTTCGTTTGGACGTTCGTCAGCACCTTCGCGTTCGGTAGGCTGTTCAGGCGTTCCTGCAAGACTGCGTCCGCTTTGAGTTCTGGTGCGAATTCAAGCACGGTGACATGACTTGCGATACCTGCTAGGTCGATTGCTGCTTCAATACCGGAGTTTCCGCCGCCGACTACTGCCACGTCTTTGCCTTCAAACAAAGGACCATCGCAGTGCGGAC
This window of the Sporosarcina ureae genome carries:
- a CDS encoding Fic/DOC family protein — its product is MGKYNDKEINDYLIKHNLLEIDSHKELERAEALAFSLRAMALEQNDFMFESFTLKEFQELHHYLFQDIYPFAGDFRDVQLMKGATRFCQVQFLNSYASNLFMELNDEPLWNSLNEAADRLAYFKAELNMLHPFREGNGRTIRIFLHAYAISRGIEWSYETLESEKYLHAMIQSVTDLTSLREVFLETIQYVG
- a CDS encoding M23 family metallopeptidase; its protein translation is MRCFKHVFIGIAFVTVFLTACGMGEDQEIDQKENVMKPEEFSSTFLNGDFEMVYSQMSKAFQKEVSLKQLQELGNDFNQDVTAYILQSELPYHNGSKQYTWTDDSGSKGMVAVFDENDIIQGLQIMPLTMYPETDNVYTETVMHLPFQDTWYVFWGGTNSLVNYHYEYENQRYAYDFVIMEEGTTYEGDPSMNESYYAFGKEYLAPADGIVVKVENNVKDNQPVGQMNEEQPLGNYVILDHGNKEFSYLAHFKHQSIIVNEGDKVHQGDILGQVGNSGNSSEPHIHFHVSDSPDPASSKSINIKFDRENPFIQGDFVE
- a CDS encoding immunoglobulin-like domain-containing protein, whose protein sequence is MKKKNLIILIGIIMILAACSEEKDIKDKGNQSKMNNIDSIYKDGDISISISVSQERYDQGETPVVIIRNDGETPVDYTGLGTSLEYLQDNVWVAADDAVTEDKLNVLEPGKKMDQKFPQSFIQQKGVYRIVFKFHANRNKESKKIAVSFYVD